The genome window CGGATCGGGACCTGTACGCACTCATAACCGAAGTGGCGGCAGATCTCGGCGATGATGGCCCCGCGATCGGATTTGCTCGTGAATACGCAGGCCGGGCGTCCCCGCATGAGCGCAAAAAGAGGGAGGTATTTGCCGTGCCAGAAGCAAAACAAGACCCGCTGATGCTGATCCAAGATCTCGTCGAGGCGATCGAGACCGTCATAGCGTTTCCTCCAAGTCACCGATTGTAGACGCAGTAGGCAAGCCCACAGCCATCCCAGCAACCGCGTCTTGAAATCCGCCCCTGTCGCCGACGGCTCGGCGCCCTTGCCGGGATGATTTTCCAGCCCGGCAAGGGCGTTCTGGCTAGGCCAGGCGCGCGGGTCTTCGGTGCCCCTCGGCCCCACTTCCCAAACGAGGCTCGGCCGCAGCGACTCGCCCGCGGCCTGCACCACGTTGCGCAGGATCCGCCACTCACCCCGCAGGCGGCGAAACGCGATGTCCCAAAGGGTATGATCGCGCATTCTTTGCGTGGGCGCGGTGGCCCGCAACGAGGCGTAGAGATCAAGCGCCCGCGCCGCGGTTCCGCTCATATCGAAAGCGGAGGCCGTCCGTTGTGCGCCTTCCCGCAACCGTTGGCGCGCCTCGGCGCCTAGCGCGGCGACCCACGCGAGGGCGGCCACGAAGCACTCGGGGTCTTCCCGTTTTAACAGACGTCCGTTGTCTTCATCGCGCAGCATCTCGCGCACCCCCGACGCGTCGAGTGCCACCACCGGCACGCCGGCGCACATGGCCTCGGCCAGCACCATCCCTTGGGTTTCCGTGTGGGACGCGAAGGCGAAGACATCCATCGCCTGGTAAGCGTCGCTGAGATCGCGCTGATCAAGCGCCCCCGTGAGAATCAGCCGCTCCGCGAGACCCGCGCGGGTGAAGTCTGTTTGCAAGTCCTCGCTTGCTGGTCCACTGCCGACGATAAGACAATAAGCGTTCGGGTTTCCCTCCAGGAAGCGAATGCCGGCCTCTGTCAGAAAACCCAGGTTCTTTTCCGCGGCTAAGCGCCCGGCGTGCCCGAGCACGAACGCCCGCGCCGGGATCCGATACTTTCTCCGAAACGCTTGCCCATCGCCACCCGCGAAGAGCGGCAGATTGATACCGGTCGGGATCACCTGAATCGGGGTTTCGACGCCGCGCTCGCGCAGCAGCTCGGCCACCGTTCGGCTCGGCGCGATCACCGCATCGCACAGGTTGCAATAACCGCTGACGAGGTCCACGACGAAATGTTTCATCGTTTGCGAATCCCCGGGGGCGTAGTGGGTGTATTTCTCGTACATCGTATGGTAGGTGAATACCACCGGGAGACGGCGCGCCGCGGCGACGCGCAGGGCCGTTCCTCCCAACAGGAACGGATGATGGGAGTGGATGATCTCGGGGCGAAATTGCTTGAGCGCCGCCACCAGCCGCAGAGGCGCCGGCATCGGTACCGAGAAGGCGCTGCCATTGATGTCCTTGACGGCCGGAAAGCGGATCACGCCGCGTTCGTTCTCGGGGGTGCTCTTGAAGAGCGGCGCCGCCACGAGCACTTGGTGGCCGTGGGCCCGGAACGCGCCGGCAAAGCCTTCCACGCTGCGCGCAACGCCCCCCACGTGCGGTGCGTAGGTGTTGGTCATCATCAGGATATTCATTGTTGGTTCATTGTTGTTCTTCTAGCCCGCGGACTCTGTTATCGCGGCGTGCGCCGTGGCGCGGGCCGTCCCGACCGAAGTGTAGGTTCTGGGACAGCGTTTCTTCTAGTTGCGATTCTAATGATACGCGCTAACTGAGCCAAGCACCGCGCAACGTACACGGAACACCGGCTATAATAGCTGAGGCGGCAGGATGACCCGCCGCAATAATATATAACAACCGGCGCTCACCGTTCATGGGCAGCGCCACAACGATTGGAGGCAGTGAACTATGAGTCAGATCTTACAAGAAGTGCTGGCTGCGAATGCTCAGTATGCGGCGAACTTTGGCGATAAGGGCAAACTAGCGATGCCGCCGGCGCGGCATTTTGCCATACTGACCTGCATGGACGCCCGCCTGCAGCCCTCGAAATATGCCGGGCTCACCGAAGGCGACGCGCACGTCATTCGCAATGCCGGCGGACGGGCCAGCGATGACGCGATCCGTTCCCTGGTCATTTCCTACAAACTCTTAGGCACGCGGGAATGGTTCGTCATCCATCATACCAATTGCGGGATGGAATTTTTCACCGACGAGGTGATGCGCGGTCTGCTGAAAAACAGTCTGAAGACCGCCGCGCTCGATGCCGGCGGTTTTCGCGATGTCGGCCCCGGACCGGGCGCTTCGGAAGGCGACTATATCGACTGGCTGACCATCAAGAATCAGGAGCAGAGCGTCACGGAGGATGTGCGGCGGATCCGCAGCCATCCCCTGGTGCCTCGGGACATCCCCATCTATGGGTGCATTTACGACGTCGGGACCGGCCGTCTCAACGAAGTCAAGGAGGCGATGGCCGTAGGCCAAGCAGCGTAGTTCCACGGGGGCGCGGGGTGATGCCGACGCGGTTCCTATCGGCACGACGCGCACCGGGGAACCGTCGTAGTAAAGGAAACTAAAATGAAAAGGCTTACCCTGATTAATTTCATGCTTGCGGCATCGGTCATGGTGCTGGCCTCCTTCGGGCACGGCGTGGCACGGGCGGACGAGACCTGCATGTCGCCTTACATGGCCAAGATCGTGGGCCAGGAGGATTTTGCCTATGTCTGGACCTTGGGACAACAGGGCGTGGGCGACGAGCAGGACAAGCTCGTGACCATCGACGTGAACCCCAAATCGGCCAAGCACGGTTCGGTGGTTCATACCGTATCGGTCGGCGGACGCAACGAAGCCCATCACGGGGGATTCACCGATGACCGTGCTCACTTTTGGGCGGGGGGGCTCGACACCAGCCGGATCTTCATCTTCGACGTGCGTACCGATCCCTCGAAACCGCGCTTGGTTAAGACCATCGAGGACTTCGTCGCCAAGAGCGGGGGCGCCGTCGGGCCGCACACTTTTTACGCCATGCCGGGCCGGATGCTGATCACGGCGCTGTCGAACCATCGCGACCACGGGGGCCGCACGGCGCTCGTGGAATACACCAATGAGGGCAATTACCTGGCGACTTATTGGATCCCCACCGACGACAACCTCCAGGGCGCGAAGAAGGCGGGGTCTTACGCCGATGGCTATGGGTACGATGTGCGCGCGCTCCCGAGACGCAATGTGTTGGTGACCTCCTCGTTCACCGGCTGGTCCAATTACATGATGGATTTCGGCAAGCTGCTGCAGGATAAAGAGGCGATGAAGCGCTTCGGCAGCACGGTGGTCATCTGGAATCTGCACGCGCGCAAGCCCAAAAAAATCCTCGATGTCCCGGGGGCGCCGCTCGAGATCCGCTGTGCCTGGCAGCCGAACCATAATTATTGTTTTACGTCCACCGCCTTGACGTCGAAGATCTGGTTGATCCACGAAGACGCGCAAGGCGAGTGGCATGCCCAGGCGGTAAGCGACATCGGGGATCCGAGCAAGACCCCATTGCCGGTGGATATTTCCTTGAGTTCCGAAGACGATTTTCTCTGGGTCGATAGTTTCTCGGACGGCATGGTGCGGCTTTACGATGTGCGCGATCCCTTCCATCCGAAACAGATTTACGAGAAGAAGGTCGGGGCGCAACTCAACATGGTGTCGCAGAGCTGGGATGGGAAACGGCTTTATTTCACCAGCTCCTTGCTGGCCAACTGGGACAAGAAGGGCGCGGACAACGAGCAGTTCTTCAAGGCCTTCCAATGGGACGGGAAGCAACTGAGCGAACGCTTCGCCATCGACTTTACCAAAGAAAAACTAGGACGCCCGCATATCATGCGCTTCGGCGCGTATGCCTTGTATGCGCGGAGCACGCCGAGCGAAAGCTTGCGCGTCGCGGCGCACGAGTAACAGCGATCTGCGCGCTAGCCTCCTCGTAACGGTTCTCATCGGATGGCTTGCGGCGGGGTTCGACGCCCTCGGGCAGGCTATTAGCCTAAGCTACCCCGAAGCTGGGTCCTATGAATTACCGCCTCTGAAACCGGCGGGAGACGGCACGGTTGTGACCAGCGGGGGCGCGGTCACGACCTTACACGAGCTTTATGCAGGCAAGCTTGTTGTTCTGAGCCTTGTCTATACCCGCTGTGCGGACGCCCAGGGCTGCCCGTGGGCGACGGCGCTGCTCGGCATAGCTAGAAAGCGGCTCGAGCGAAACGATCCCGAGATCTCCTCTCGGGTGCGTCTCATCACCCTGAGCTTCGACCCCGGCCATGATACCCCCGGCATCATGCGGCGCTACGGCGCGCGTTTCGCGCAGGACAGCGACTGGGTGTTCGCAACCACCGATTCGCCCGCGGCCCTCGCGCCGATCCTGCAGGCCTACGGCCAAAATCTGCAAGCGGAACCCTCACAGGCAGTAGGCGGGGGTCTCGCCCACCTGTTGCGGGTATTTTTGATCGATGAAAATCGCATGCTCCGAAATATTTATGGCGCTTCGGTGCTCGATCCGGCGCTCCTCGTCAATGATCTCAAAACCCTGGTGCTGGAGCAGGAAGCGCGCTTCGCCCGGCCGCGTTCAGGCAAGGCG of Pseudomonadota bacterium contains these proteins:
- a CDS encoding selenium-binding family protein; this translates as MLAASVMVLASFGHGVARADETCMSPYMAKIVGQEDFAYVWTLGQQGVGDEQDKLVTIDVNPKSAKHGSVVHTVSVGGRNEAHHGGFTDDRAHFWAGGLDTSRIFIFDVRTDPSKPRLVKTIEDFVAKSGGAVGPHTFYAMPGRMLITALSNHRDHGGRTALVEYTNEGNYLATYWIPTDDNLQGAKKAGSYADGYGYDVRALPRRNVLVTSSFTGWSNYMMDFGKLLQDKEAMKRFGSTVVIWNLHARKPKKILDVPGAPLEIRCAWQPNHNYCFTSTALTSKIWLIHEDAQGEWHAQAVSDIGDPSKTPLPVDISLSSEDDFLWVDSFSDGMVRLYDVRDPFHPKQIYEKKVGAQLNMVSQSWDGKRLYFTSSLLANWDKKGADNEQFFKAFQWDGKQLSERFAIDFTKEKLGRPHIMRFGAYALYARSTPSESLRVAAHE
- a CDS encoding carbonic anhydrase, whose product is MSQILQEVLAANAQYAANFGDKGKLAMPPARHFAILTCMDARLQPSKYAGLTEGDAHVIRNAGGRASDDAIRSLVISYKLLGTREWFVIHHTNCGMEFFTDEVMRGLLKNSLKTAALDAGGFRDVGPGPGASEGDYIDWLTIKNQEQSVTEDVRRIRSHPLVPRDIPIYGCIYDVGTGRLNEVKEAMAVGQAA
- a CDS encoding glycosyltransferase — protein: MNILMMTNTYAPHVGGVARSVEGFAGAFRAHGHQVLVAAPLFKSTPENERGVIRFPAVKDINGSAFSVPMPAPLRLVAALKQFRPEIIHSHHPFLLGGTALRVAAARRLPVVFTYHTMYEKYTHYAPGDSQTMKHFVVDLVSGYCNLCDAVIAPSRTVAELLRERGVETPIQVIPTGINLPLFAGGDGQAFRRKYRIPARAFVLGHAGRLAAEKNLGFLTEAGIRFLEGNPNAYCLIVGSGPASEDLQTDFTRAGLAERLILTGALDQRDLSDAYQAMDVFAFASHTETQGMVLAEAMCAGVPVVALDASGVREMLRDEDNGRLLKREDPECFVAALAWVAALGAEARQRLREGAQRTASAFDMSGTAARALDLYASLRATAPTQRMRDHTLWDIAFRRLRGEWRILRNVVQAAGESLRPSLVWEVGPRGTEDPRAWPSQNALAGLENHPGKGAEPSATGADFKTRLLGWLWACLLRLQSVTWRKRYDGLDRLDEILDQHQRVLFCFWHGKYLPLFALMRGRPACVFTSKSDRGAIIAEICRHFGYECVQVPIR